AGGAACCTTGGGTACGAGGACCGCTTCTCTCACCTGAGCACAGGCGGCGGTGCATGTATCGATTATCTGGCGGGCATGGTCCTGCCGGGCATCGAGGCCTTAAGAACTGCTGCAGCACGTTACAGAAATAACCCATGAACTGCTAATTACAGAATGTAACAGCAAATGCATACGCCTGAAGAGGGCAAAAATGCAAGCACATGGGAGTGATCGTAATGGAAGAAAGGGAAGAAAGAGCAGCATTGCTCACACAGGAAGAGGGCAGGACGGCTGTAAGGCTGGCCAGGGACACCATAGAAACCTATCTGCGGACCGGTGAGATGATCGACGGTTCGGAGATGCAGCTTCCTGATATATTCAATGAGCCAAGGGGAGTATTCGTGACCCTCACAAAGAAAGGGCAGCTGAGGGGGTGCATAGGGCATCCTTATGCTGACTCAGCCCTGAAGCACGCAATAACGGACTCGGCGATCTCGGCAGGTTTCAGGGACCCCAGGTTCCCGCAGGTGCGCATCGACGAGATGACAAACGTGACTGTGGAGGTGACAGTCCTAACCCAGCCAAGGCGCATGAATGTTCCCCCGAAGGATCTTCCATCATCCATAGAGATAGGCAGGCACGGTCTGATCATCAAAAGCGGTTATCGGCAGGGTCTGCTTCTTCCTCAGGTTGCCCCTGAGAACGAGATGGATGAGGTCGAGTTCCTGAGCCACACCTGTCTCAAGGCGGGCCTGCCTCCTGATGCATGGGCGGCGGGTGCTGAGGTATATTGCTTTGAAGGCCAGATCTTCACTGAAAGGGAGCCTAACGGGGAAATATTCGAGAAGGACATCCGTGAGAAGGCCTGCTTACGGGAGTAGCAGGACCCTGTCACTCTTCTTTTTTAGTAAATGATGTTCCCTTGCCGGCCCAGTACGAGGCGAGAAAAGATCCCGAGACATTATGCCATATGCTGAAAAGTGCTCCGGGGAGGGCAGCTGCAGCTGAGAAATGCTTTATGGCAAGGGCAACGCTCAGGCCGGAATTCTGCATCCCTACCTCGAAGGCTATCGTTCTGGCCTCTATCTCGCTCAGGCCCAGAATCCGGGAAAATCCATAACCGCCTGCAAGCCCAAGCAGGTTATGCATTACCACAACGATGATCACCAGTATGCCTGCGGACACGACGGTATCCCTGTTCAGGGCCATGATGACCGCTATTATGAATATGATAATGAGTACTGAAAGTGCGGGGAAAGCATACCTGACCCTGTCGATATGCTCATGCAAGAGCGTATTGAAGGTTATTCCAAGGGTGACCGGCAGTACCACTATCTGCAGGATGCTGACGACCATGCCGTACATATCCACAGGAATGGTCTGGCCTATATAGAGCCATGTGAGCAGCGGAGTCATTACAAAGGCTATCAGCGTGGATACTGATGTAAGCATGATGGAAAGCGCCACGTCGCCCCTTGCAAGATAACAGATGACATTGGAAGCCGTACCCCCCGGGCAGCATCCCAGGAGCACGACCCCTGCAGTAAGCTCCGGAGAGAGGTCCAGTGCCACGGAGATAATGAAACCGATGAGTGGCATCAGTGTGTACTGCATGACAGTTCCCAGCAGGATCACTCCGGGCCTTCTGAGCACCAGCAGGAAATCCTTGATAGACAGTGTCATTCCCATGGCGAACATGACCATGCCCAGAAGCAGGGGGATAGCGTTACTCCAGGGAAGGAACACCTCTGGGTAAAGGAGTGCAACAGCAGAGAGCATTAATGCCCATAAAGGAAACAGGGAGGTGAACCTTTGTAGCATGGCTCCGATCCTAAATTCTTTTAATGTACTACGCTGGCAACTTTTAATAACATATCCTCGGTACCTAAAGTGACCGGTTGAGTATAATGTAGAAAGCGAATGCAGAATATGAGTTTAGGAAACTAATATAAAAAAATGCAAAAAAAGAATGTAGGAAAAGAAATGAAGGCCGGAAGGCGGCCAGACTGAACTTACCTGTAAACCTCAAGCACTTTAATTATCTCTTCCACATCCCTGGCCAGCACTTCGATCGACATCTCCATCATGAGGTTGACAATGCCCTCTTCTCCGAAGGTTCGGAAATCGGTCTTAAGCCCCAGGACTTTCTTGCCTTTTGCATAAGCGTATCCCATTTCCCATGCCGTCCCCGAGTCAACGTCACTTCCACCGTCAAGCACGGCAAGGACGATGTCTGACTGGTCTATTCCTTTGACATCATTCTCAAAAATGCACATCTGCTTCTCATGCATGCGGTTTTCAAGGTTATCCTCCCCGTCCACCTGTGGCAGAAAAACCTCAAATCCCATTTCTACGAGCCTGTCCCTGAGACTTAAATTAAAATCCCTCTCGGCCTTTGAAAAAAGGGGACCTGCAAGGTATATCTGTTTTTTATTTTCCATCATCTCATCCGTCCATTTCAGAGAGAACATAGATTATCGGGATGGTTAATAATATTGATCCAAGCGGGGTGAAAATGAATAGCCTGATCTTCTCATTTATCATCAAGAGCGATGTTTTCCATCGTATCAAGGAAATTTTCGACAATTGATTCGAGTTTTAGCATGTGCCTATAGTAGCGGGTGACTATCTCCAACTCGCTTTTGGCCTTGTCGGATTTTTCAAGCTCATATTTTCCGATGATGTTAGGCAGTATCTTCTTGGATGGAAGAATTATGTTATCGTATTTAATTCTCAGTGCCTGTGTACCAATGGCTGTGAGGTTTTTGTCAAGGAAAAAGAAAGCTTTCTTTGAACCGGTTTTTTGAAATCTTCTTACGATATGGAACTGCGAAAGATTCTTCATGGCTGTACTAACAGCAGATAAGCTATATCCGGTTTCGATGCATATCTCTTCAAATGACATTTCTTCAGGTTCTATGAAAAGTACACCGATAATCCTTGAAGATATTTCATCGAACCCTTCTGATTTTAAGTTCTGTGTTATGACTTGTATAAATTCTTCTTTCGGGCTTACCGGGTCTGAGGATATCATGGATACACTTTTTGCATCTTTTCTAGGTGAGAGCAGTGGGCATCGGTGTCTCTGATTGTTCCCTCTTTCATCGCCCGGATGCAGAGGTGCAATATTTGCTATTTCCTTTATTTTTTTATCCATGGAACTGCCTCAAAGCAAAATTACCGGAATGCTGTATATATAGTATTTTAGTCATGGACTTCGCGCCTATAAGCTTTTCTATAAAAAAGGATGTGAATTTTGTCAATTTCCGCATTCGCAGAAAGTTAATCCAAATCGGAATATAAATAGTCAGAATAGTAATTGGGAGGCTGGTAGAAAAAGAAATATTTCCCTTTTCCGACCCTTTCCCCTCCCGGGCGAGGAGGCAGCACCCTCGCTATCTTCTTTCCTAAGTAGTCTTCCTTGTCATTCATCCGTTATTTTCTATGTGTAGTTCAGTCCAGATCCCAGTCTGATGAGTGCAGCAACGAGTATTGCTTCATCAATTTCCTCATCCGAAATTCCGGCATTCCTTGCATATTTTTTCTGGGTGGAAAAACATGTATCACAGCCGACGGCAACAGCACTTGCCACTGCAAGCAGTTTCTTTGTTCTCCTGTCAATCGCTCCGTCTTCCATAATGGCTTTTTTCATGGACGAAAAGCCGATCTTTCTGTCGATATTATCGGCTTTTTGTTGTTTGTTCATAATTTCATTTCCTCTACGTTCTCAAGAAAACCTTCGCCTCTTAGGGATATCTGATACATTACCCGTTCACTGACCTCAACTTTGTCCACATAAAGTGCGTTTTCCAGCATTTCAACGTGGAATTTTGCCATTGAATTGTTAAGGCCCAGTTTATCTCCTATATCTTCCAAGCTAAGAGAACCCCTATACAACAGTTTGAGTATCTTCCTTCGCACCGGATTTTGCATTGTCCGAAGTCCAATAGCATGGTCTTCAGTGGGATTGGTCTTCATTCTTCCATCTTTCTCCATCTTGCTCAGCCATTCATGTTTTCTCTTTGCAAGGTCCTCATCAATCATATTATCACCCAGTATGTTTGAAAATATGTCATTTTCAGTATTTACTGAAAATAGTACCACTTAAGAATATTTAAATTTATGGTCAAGAATGAAACACTGGGTCTTTTTCTATGAATGCCTGTGAAGCACTTAAATACATATAAGAGGCAAATAATGTTGGTGTAGTAAGGATCTGCGGGGTTATAGCATCGTTGCGACAGTGAGTTCGGATATAGACTTTGTACGTGATATGCTTCAGGGAAGCTATTTCTCTCTTCTGTACGATACCACGGAGGAATTCACGAGCATAGTAGCGGTATTCCTCGAGGCGGGCCTGCAGAACAATGAACGCTGTGTGTGGGCAGTCTCGGGCCCTATCGATGCTGACCGCGCAAGGGAGTCTCTCAGTCAGAGGGGCGTGGATGTCGTAAGATATCTTAAGAGCGGACAGCTGATAATCACTTCCTGTACGGAATGCTACTTTTCGGGAAAGGGTCCCTTCCTGGGAAGTATTCCCGATATGTGGCATTCATTCTATAGCGAGTCTATGAATGCAGGCTATGAAGGTCTGCGTATCGTGGACAAGTTCACAATAGCCGGGGAAGAGGCATGGCACGCCTTTACAGGTTATCTCAAAGAAGGCATGGATGCAATACGCGGTAAACGTATCGTGGCCCTGTTCGCCTTTCTCAAGGATGCAAGGACGGGACAGGAAATACTGGATATAATAGGCATGCACGATGGCACAGTGATCAGGAGAGGTGACAAATGGACACTGCTCCAGAGTTCCTCCTACTGCAGGCCCTTCCTTAAAGAGAACCGTTTCCCGGATGATATGCTTGAAAATATCTGGACTGGAGTGTGGGCTGTTGACAGGAACGATAATATAGTATATTTTAACAAAGGCATGGAATCAATATCCGGCCTTTCAAGGGCCGATGTGCTGGGAAAGAAGCTGGTAAAGTTCATACCGAGGCAGCTGAACAATGAAGAACTCGGTTTTGTTGACCTTTTCCAGATAGCAAAAGAAAACCTGCAGTCAAAAAGCTATGACGTTTTTCCCTTCATCAAACCTGACGGTCAGTTCATCTACCACAGTGGCGTCCTGCTTCCATTGGTCGACGAGTACGGTAAGTATAAGGGAATGATGGGTACTATTGGTAAGGTTTTTGAGCAGAACATCACTCACAGCTTACTTCGGGACAGGCTTCGCTCCCTGGAAAAGCTGGAAGACATCTACAGGAAAAGCCCGGTGGTCGCTGTCCTCTGGAGGGCGGAAGAGGGCTGGCCTGTGGAATTTGTTTCCGAGAACATAAGTCAGTTCGGATACACCCCAGAATTTCTGACTTCCGGGCACCTGAGATATGAGGATATTGTGCATCCGGACGACCGTGATATGGTACGAAAGGATGTCTCACAGCTTGAGTTCGAAGGGAGGACATATTTTTCAAAGGAATATCGCCTGCTGACTAGGTCAGGAGAGGCACGCTGGGTGACTGAAAGATCATACCTGATAAGGGATGAGAAAGGAGCTCCCTCTTATTACCAGGGCATAATAATTGACATCAATGACCGGAAAAAAGCCGAGGAAGCTGCCCTGGAAGCTGAGAAGAAATATCACCTGATATTTGAGAACTCACCCCTGGGAATATTCCATTTTGATGAGAACGGTATCATTACCCATTGCAACGAGAAGTACCTGGAGATCATAGGACTTCAGAAAAAGGAGGACATTATCGGTTTTAACATGGTAACGACCGTAAAGGACGGAAACATGAAAAAAGCGGTTGATGCCGTGCTTTCAAGGAAAACCGGGCACTTTGAGGGAGAGTACCATACGGCAGTCAGCGGCATAACGGTAGCCATAAAAGGTCACTTCAGCCCGAATATCTCAGACGATGGCAAGTTCCTGGGTGGCATCGGCATATTTGAGGATATTTCGGGACGTAAGAAGGCTGAAGAGGCATTCCGCCTGGATGAGTCCAGGCTTGAAACACTGCTGAAGCTCAATCAGATAACAAATAAATCCCTCAAGGAAATAGCGGATTTTGTACAGGAGGAGGCCGTAAGGCTCACTCAGAGCAAAATGGGATATCTGGCCTTCCTCAACGAGGAGGGAAGTGTACTTACAATCTACTCATGGTCAAGGAATGTAATGATAGACTGCAATGTGGATGAAAAGAAATTTGATTACCTGCTCGAATCCACCGGCCTCTGGGGTGAGTCTGTCCGCCAGAAACGGCCTCTCATTATAAATGACTATACGGCGTCCAATCCCCTAAAAAAGGGTTATCCTCACGGCCACATCAAAATGAAGCGCTATATGAGTGTCCC
This DNA window, taken from Methanolobus chelungpuianus, encodes the following:
- a CDS encoding TIGR00296 family protein, encoding MLTQEEGRTAVRLARDTIETYLRTGEMIDGSEMQLPDIFNEPRGVFVTLTKKGQLRGCIGHPYADSALKHAITDSAISAGFRDPRFPQVRIDEMTNVTVEVTVLTQPRRMNVPPKDLPSSIEIGRHGLIIKSGYRQGLLLPQVAPENEMDEVEFLSHTCLKAGLPPDAWAAGAEVYCFEGQIFTEREPNGEIFEKDIREKACLRE
- a CDS encoding bile acid:sodium symporter family protein, coding for MLSAVALLYPEVFLPWSNAIPLLLGMVMFAMGMTLSIKDFLLVLRRPGVILLGTVMQYTLMPLIGFIISVALDLSPELTAGVVLLGCCPGGTASNVICYLARGDVALSIMLTSVSTLIAFVMTPLLTWLYIGQTIPVDMYGMVVSILQIVVLPVTLGITFNTLLHEHIDRVRYAFPALSVLIIIFIIAVIMALNRDTVVSAGILVIIVVVMHNLLGLAGGYGFSRILGLSEIEARTIAFEVGMQNSGLSVALAIKHFSAAAALPGALFSIWHNVSGSFLASYWAGKGTSFTKKEE
- a CDS encoding nucleoside 2-deoxyribosyltransferase, with protein sequence MENKKQIYLAGPLFSKAERDFNLSLRDRLVEMGFEVFLPQVDGEDNLENRMHEKQMCIFENDVKGIDQSDIVLAVLDGGSDVDSGTAWEMGYAYAKGKKVLGLKTDFRTFGEEGIVNLMMEMSIEVLARDVEEIIKVLEVYR
- a CDS encoding GbsR/MarR family transcriptional regulator encodes the protein MDKKIKEIANIAPLHPGDERGNNQRHRCPLLSPRKDAKSVSMISSDPVSPKEEFIQVITQNLKSEGFDEISSRIIGVLFIEPEEMSFEEICIETGYSLSAVSTAMKNLSQFHIVRRFQKTGSKKAFFFLDKNLTAIGTQALRIKYDNIILPSKKILPNIIGKYELEKSDKAKSELEIVTRYYRHMLKLESIVENFLDTMENIALDDK
- a CDS encoding carboxymuconolactone decarboxylase family protein — protein: MNKQQKADNIDRKIGFSSMKKAIMEDGAIDRRTKKLLAVASAVAVGCDTCFSTQKKYARNAGISDEEIDEAILVAALIRLGSGLNYT
- a CDS encoding winged helix-turn-helix domain-containing protein, with protein sequence MIDEDLAKRKHEWLSKMEKDGRMKTNPTEDHAIGLRTMQNPVRRKILKLLYRGSLSLEDIGDKLGLNNSMAKFHVEMLENALYVDKVEVSERVMYQISLRGEGFLENVEEMKL
- a CDS encoding PAS domain S-box protein, whose protein sequence is MSSDIDFVRDMLQGSYFSLLYDTTEEFTSIVAVFLEAGLQNNERCVWAVSGPIDADRARESLSQRGVDVVRYLKSGQLIITSCTECYFSGKGPFLGSIPDMWHSFYSESMNAGYEGLRIVDKFTIAGEEAWHAFTGYLKEGMDAIRGKRIVALFAFLKDARTGQEILDIIGMHDGTVIRRGDKWTLLQSSSYCRPFLKENRFPDDMLENIWTGVWAVDRNDNIVYFNKGMESISGLSRADVLGKKLVKFIPRQLNNEELGFVDLFQIAKENLQSKSYDVFPFIKPDGQFIYHSGVLLPLVDEYGKYKGMMGTIGKVFEQNITHSLLRDRLRSLEKLEDIYRKSPVVAVLWRAEEGWPVEFVSENISQFGYTPEFLTSGHLRYEDIVHPDDRDMVRKDVSQLEFEGRTYFSKEYRLLTRSGEARWVTERSYLIRDEKGAPSYYQGIIIDINDRKKAEEAALEAEKKYHLIFENSPLGIFHFDENGIITHCNEKYLEIIGLQKKEDIIGFNMVTTVKDGNMKKAVDAVLSRKTGHFEGEYHTAVSGITVAIKGHFSPNISDDGKFLGGIGIFEDISGRKKAEEAFRLDESRLETLLKLNQITNKSLKEIADFVQEEAVRLTQSKMGYLAFLNEEGSVLTIYSWSRNVMIDCNVDEKKFDYLLESTGLWGESVRQKRPLIINDYTASNPLKKGYPHGHIKMKRYMSVPILDGDKVVGVAGVGNKSSDYDQADVRQLTLLMEGMWQIIEQKKVGDTLRRYAGELAQVNRQLYKANLELSAANEELKSLDRMKDEFLSNVSHEFKTPLTSIQGYSQLISDGTLGAVNGQQKKAVDTVIRNSERLRKLVDSLLYISRAQAGSLTYSFSDVSIVSVIENSIQDLALQAEKKDITIKKDVAEDLPVIWADRDKLVDVMVNLLDNAIKFTPQRGSVEISALVEEDQLHIRVSDSGIGIPEDKLPNLFGRFYQVDSSIRRRYGGTGLGLYICKMIVEDHKGKIWAESEEGKGSTFHVLLPLKKA